The Polyangiaceae bacterium genome includes a region encoding these proteins:
- a CDS encoding twin-arginine translocase TatA/TatE family subunit has translation MFGISLSEVALIAVVALLVVGPQKLPSMLRTLGEWARKLRHMTTQVRAQTGIDEILRQEGIDGGISELRSLIRGDLAALARGRSPAAEPEPLDDPYPRTAELDRTREYPPEGPDAGGALADDLWDEPAADAPPATLDAPSHTAPEPSAEAEEPEPE, from the coding sequence GTGTTCGGCATCTCGCTGTCCGAAGTGGCCCTGATCGCGGTCGTCGCGCTGCTCGTGGTCGGCCCGCAGAAGCTGCCCTCCATGCTGCGCACGCTGGGCGAGTGGGCGCGCAAGCTCCGGCACATGACCACCCAGGTCCGTGCCCAGACGGGCATCGACGAGATCCTGCGCCAGGAGGGCATCGACGGCGGCATCTCGGAGCTGCGCAGCCTGATCCGGGGGGATTTGGCGGCGCTGGCCCGAGGGCGCAGCCCCGCAGCCGAGCCCGAGCCCCTCGACGACCCCTACCCGCGCACGGCGGAGCTCGACCGCACCCGGGAGTACCCGCCGGAGGGACCGGACGCCGGCGGTGCGCTGGCCGACGACCTCTGGGACGAACCCGCAGCGGACGCTCCGCCGGCCACCCTCGACGCGCCGAGTCACACCGCACCGGAACCCTCCGCCGAGGCCGAGGAGCCCGAGCCCGAATGA
- the tatC gene encoding twin-arginine translocase subunit TatC, whose amino-acid sequence MSEDPEAHTMTFWEHLEELRSRLVRAIFAFLIGSVVCWVYREQLLSWLTKPFIDAWNAGKLGGHAALHFPAPASLFVAYIKIALLGGLVVSLPIILYQLWSFVAPGLYSREKKLAIPFVVSSCLLFAGGGYFGWKVAFPVAFQYLLGFSGPVGAEGFEVKPTVMIGDYIEFVSRMLIAFGAVFELPVLIFFLSIAGVVTHKHLLKFLRYFIVLAFVIAAIITPPDVTSQFLLAVPLVLLYVLSIGIAWLVDRSRNRAEKAES is encoded by the coding sequence ATGAGCGAGGATCCCGAGGCTCACACCATGACCTTCTGGGAGCACCTCGAGGAGCTCCGCTCGAGGCTGGTGCGCGCGATCTTCGCGTTCCTGATCGGCAGCGTGGTGTGCTGGGTCTACCGCGAGCAGCTGCTCAGCTGGCTGACCAAGCCGTTCATCGACGCCTGGAACGCCGGCAAGCTCGGCGGCCACGCCGCGCTCCACTTCCCCGCCCCCGCCTCGCTCTTCGTCGCCTACATCAAGATCGCGTTGCTCGGCGGTCTGGTCGTGTCGCTGCCGATCATCCTCTACCAGCTCTGGTCGTTCGTCGCGCCGGGCCTGTACTCGCGGGAGAAGAAGCTGGCGATCCCGTTCGTGGTCAGCTCGTGTCTGCTCTTCGCCGGCGGCGGCTACTTCGGTTGGAAGGTCGCCTTCCCGGTGGCGTTCCAGTACCTGCTCGGCTTCAGCGGACCGGTCGGCGCGGAGGGCTTCGAGGTCAAGCCGACGGTGATGATCGGCGACTACATCGAGTTCGTCTCGCGCATGCTGATCGCTTTCGGCGCCGTGTTCGAGCTGCCGGTCTTGATCTTCTTCCTGAGCATCGCGGGGGTGGTGACCCACAAGCACCTGCTGAAGTTCCTCCGCTACTTCATCGTGCTGGCCTTCGTGATCGCGGCCATCATCACCCCGCCCGACGTGACCAGCCAGTTCCTCCTGGCCGTGCCCCTGGTGCTGCTCTACGTGCTCAGCATCGGCATCGCCTGGCTCGTCGACCGCAGCCGCAATCGGGCCGAAAAAGCCGAGAGTTGA